GAGAAAGCGAGATCAACTGTTGTTAGGTGCTCAAATTGTGGGACCTTCTGGTGTTGATAAGCGTATTGATGTTTTTGCGACAGCTTTATACAGTAAAATGACACTACCTGATTTATTAGATTTAGATTTAGCCTATGCGCCGCCATTTAACGGTGTTTGGGATCCATTGCAGCAGATTGCAAGAAAGAATGGACGTTTATAAATAGGAGGTAGAGAAATGAGCATTTATGATATTAACGTAACCTTAGAGGATGGTACTATCTATAGCCTGGAACGATATAAGGGAAAGCCTATGCTAATTGTCAATACAGCCTCAAAATGTGGCTTTACACCGCAGTTTGAGGAATTAGAGGGTCTCTATGAGAAATACCAGGAGGAAGGTCTTGTTGTCCTTGGATTCCCGTCAAATCAGTTTAAGCAAGAGCTCGCGACTGCAGAAGAAGCGGCATCACAGTGTCGACTGACATATGGAGTGACGTTCCCAATGCATGAGATTGTCAAGGTGAACGGTAAAGAAGCGCATCCTATTTTTGATTATCTCACTTCTCACTCAAAAGGATTTTTAGGCAACAGCATTAAGTGGAACTTTACAAAATTCCTTGTCAATCGTGATGGTGAGGTTGTTGGACGTTACGCATCAGCGGATAAGCCACATAGCTTTGAGGTTGATATTAAGAAAGTCTTAGCACAATAGTTTAGGGGAATTCATGCACAATCTGTGTGTGAATTCTTTTTTTATGTCGATATTTATTAAAAATTGGGCGATAAAAGAGGGAAATGTTTCGATAAAACATATTAACTTTTCGACAAACGATTGATTTAAGGTTGCTGTAAGCTTACGACAAATTTGCTGTAAGTTTGGAGTCGTATACTAAGATCAGAAAGAAGAGGTGAGCGTATATGACGCCATTATTAAAGGTTCAAAACGTTGGAAAAACTTACGGCAAAGGCGCAAATACTTTTACAGCGCTATCAAATATATCATTTGGAGTAGAAAAAGGAGAGTTTGTTGGTGTAATGGGTCCTTCAGGGGCAGGTAAATCTACGCTTCTCAATGTATTAGCAACGATCGATACACCAACGACTGGTGAAATTATTATTGGTGATACCAACCTAGCACGTATGAAGGATGCGGAATTAGCAGATTTTCGT
This genomic stretch from Lysinibacillus pakistanensis harbors:
- a CDS encoding glutathione peroxidase, with translation MSIYDINVTLEDGTIYSLERYKGKPMLIVNTASKCGFTPQFEELEGLYEKYQEEGLVVLGFPSNQFKQELATAEEAASQCRLTYGVTFPMHEIVKVNGKEAHPIFDYLTSHSKGFLGNSIKWNFTKFLVNRDGEVVGRYASADKPHSFEVDIKKVLAQ